From a single Pseudobutyrivibrio xylanivorans genomic region:
- a CDS encoding DUF4097 family beta strand repeat-containing protein yields MSKKVYLLILWIVTLAAIVVGIWINVGGWFGLNIFKSTKTVTEEFTYGKSGIDTIELSMDAGAVKILEGEEFKVEYTYPEAYAPKVNRNGDKLEITQKVNKINSNHDDDNYHLTVYVPSNVELKLLDADLDLGELRISNINSKKLIADADCGSVRLNDVTAEKISLVANLGEIRLEGCVSDYVKADADMGDVYLEGDFNSVEADCDMGNIDITTKKSTDDVKFDVDCDLGNVTVNGKHWKN; encoded by the coding sequence ATGAGCAAGAAGGTATATTTATTAATACTTTGGATTGTGACTTTGGCAGCAATCGTGGTTGGCATTTGGATAAATGTAGGTGGCTGGTTTGGCCTGAACATATTCAAGAGCACAAAAACAGTTACAGAGGAGTTCACATACGGAAAGAGTGGCATTGATACAATAGAGCTTAGTATGGATGCAGGTGCTGTAAAGATTTTAGAAGGTGAAGAATTCAAGGTTGAATACACATATCCAGAGGCGTATGCACCAAAGGTTAACCGTAATGGCGACAAGCTTGAGATAACTCAGAAGGTTAATAAAATAAACAGCAACCATGATGACGATAATTACCATTTGACAGTATATGTTCCAAGCAATGTTGAATTAAAGCTACTAGATGCAGACCTGGATTTAGGCGAACTCAGAATCAGCAACATTAACAGCAAGAAGCTTATCGCAGATGCTGATTGTGGCAGCGTGAGACTTAATGATGTTACAGCTGAAAAGATTTCTCTTGTAGCTAATCTTGGAGAAATTAGACTTGAGGGTTGCGTAAGTGATTATGTTAAGGCTGATGCCGATATGGGTGATGTTTATCTTGAGGGCGACTTCAATTCAGTAGAAGCTGATTGTGACATGGGCAATATTGATATCACTACAAAGAAGAGCACAGATGATGTAAAGTTTGATGTGGATTGTGACCTTGGAAATGTTACAGTAAACGGAAAGCATTGGAAGAACTAA
- a CDS encoding permease prefix domain 1-containing protein, translating to METIKSYLEAMFASMANTPEVRKAKAELLQMMEDKYNEMIADGISENEAVGTVIAEFGNLDELAEDLGLTKEVEEVHEREHEQPRRFVTMDEIRDYIETQKKRALLIAIGVFLCITSLVPPMLADVINSGSRADSLGPALMFIFIGTAVGLFVYSGVIGGEWRYIEKEACKIDLATADMTRGMRSAFKSFRAVSLTIGCVLCVISIIPCILFDESAFAPAGMFIFVAIGVFLFVYSGVISGGFETVLKINDRETISGKYGRDKDDIEYTSKTAEVIMEVYWPTVTCIYLIYSFLTFNWPSSWVIWIIAWILRKILVTVFEKEED from the coding sequence ATGGAAACAATAAAGAGTTATCTTGAAGCAATGTTTGCCAGCATGGCAAATACACCAGAAGTCAGAAAGGCAAAGGCTGAGCTGCTTCAAATGATGGAAGATAAGTATAACGAGATGATAGCTGATGGTATCAGCGAGAACGAGGCAGTGGGAACAGTCATTGCTGAATTTGGAAATCTTGATGAATTGGCAGAGGACCTTGGCCTCACAAAAGAGGTTGAGGAGGTTCATGAGCGTGAGCATGAGCAGCCAAGACGCTTCGTAACTATGGATGAGATTAGAGACTACATTGAGACACAGAAGAAAAGAGCACTTTTAATTGCAATAGGCGTTTTCCTTTGTATCACTAGTCTTGTGCCACCAATGCTTGCAGATGTTATTAATAGCGGAAGCAGAGCTGATTCACTGGGCCCAGCGCTAATGTTTATCTTTATTGGAACAGCAGTTGGACTTTTTGTATACAGCGGTGTCATCGGTGGTGAATGGAGATATATAGAGAAGGAAGCCTGCAAGATTGATTTGGCTACAGCAGATATGACCCGTGGCATGCGTTCAGCATTCAAATCATTCAGAGCAGTTTCATTAACAATTGGATGTGTGCTTTGCGTTATAAGTATTATTCCATGCATACTATTTGACGAATCAGCCTTTGCACCTGCAGGAATGTTTATTTTCGTAGCAATTGGAGTATTCCTCTTTGTTTATAGTGGTGTTATTAGCGGCGGCTTTGAAACTGTTTTAAAGATTAATGACAGAGAGACAATCAGTGGAAAGTATGGCAGGGATAAGGACGATATCGAGTACACTAGCAAGACAGCAGAAGTAATTATGGAAGTATATTGGCCTACAGTTACATGCATTTATTTAATCTATAGCTTCCTTACCTTTAACTGGCCTAGTTCATGGGTAATTTGGATTATCGCATGGATTCTTAGAAAGATTTTGGTAACTGTATTTGAGAAGGAGGAAGACTAA
- a CDS encoding PadR family transcriptional regulator, which yields MVEISSDVIRGYNDTMILSILIKEPSYGYEISKQIKQISDEKYIIKETTLYSAFNRMEKNGYIESFVADPDPEGNGKKRTYYRVTDVGKDFYRTKCEEWELTKDVIERFIEQ from the coding sequence ATGGTAGAAATCAGTAGCGATGTTATCCGCGGCTACAACGACACCATGATTCTTAGCATCCTGATAAAAGAGCCATCCTATGGTTATGAAATTTCAAAACAGATTAAGCAAATTTCCGATGAGAAATACATAATCAAAGAAACAACTCTTTACTCAGCATTCAACAGAATGGAAAAGAACGGATACATAGAATCATTTGTGGCAGACCCGGATCCAGAGGGCAATGGAAAAAAGAGAACCTATTACCGAGTGACAGATGTCGGAAAGGATTTTTACCGGACCAAATGTGAGGAATGGGAACTCACCAAAGATGTAATTGAACGATTTATTGAACAATAG
- a CDS encoding glycoside hydrolase family 1 protein — MGTFREDFLWGGAVAANQFEGAWNVDGKGASVSDMCTNGSHTTPKRITTTIEPNTLYPSHEAIDFYHHYEEDIALFAEMGFKVFRTSINWTRIFPTGMESEPNEAGLAFYDKVFDCCKKHGIEPLVTISHYELPYALVEKYNGWEGRELIEYFMNYCKAIFARYQGKVKYWLTFNEINAGTMPMGAVLSTGTVKGYTGPVTEVPNKPQERFQALHHQFVASALAVKYAHDNYPEYKIGNMICFVTSYAATCNPADIIANQEHMREVNWYCSDVQVRGEYPAYSKSIWDRLGVTIKMEPGDEEILKQGTVDFYTFSYYMSNTISANPAANEGEGNLILGGKNPYLESSDWGWQIDPQGLRYVLNEIYDRYRIPLMVVENGLGARDEIEADGSINDDYRIDYLRKHIAEMREAVKDGVDLMGYTPWGCIDLVSASTGEMAKRYGFIYVEKYDDGTGTLARRKKKSFDWYKNVIASNGEEL; from the coding sequence CAGATATGTGCACAAATGGTAGTCATACAACTCCAAAGAGAATTACAACTACTATTGAGCCAAATACACTTTATCCTTCACACGAGGCAATTGATTTCTATCATCACTATGAGGAAGATATTGCACTTTTCGCAGAGATGGGATTTAAGGTATTCCGTACATCAATCAACTGGACAAGAATCTTCCCTACAGGAATGGAGTCTGAGCCAAATGAAGCAGGTCTTGCATTCTATGACAAGGTGTTCGATTGCTGCAAGAAGCATGGCATCGAGCCACTTGTTACTATTTCTCATTACGAATTGCCATATGCACTTGTAGAAAAATATAATGGTTGGGAAGGCCGTGAACTCATCGAGTATTTTATGAATTACTGCAAGGCAATCTTTGCAAGATATCAGGGCAAGGTTAAGTACTGGCTTACTTTTAACGAGATTAATGCCGGCACAATGCCAATGGGTGCTGTTTTATCTACAGGAACAGTAAAGGGCTATACAGGACCTGTAACAGAGGTTCCAAACAAGCCACAGGAGCGATTCCAGGCTCTTCATCATCAGTTTGTAGCATCAGCACTTGCTGTAAAGTATGCTCATGACAACTATCCAGAGTACAAAATTGGAAATATGATTTGTTTCGTAACATCTTACGCTGCAACCTGCAATCCTGCAGATATCATTGCAAATCAGGAGCACATGCGCGAGGTTAACTGGTATTGTTCAGATGTGCAGGTACGTGGAGAGTATCCAGCATACTCTAAGAGTATTTGGGACAGACTTGGTGTCACTATCAAGATGGAGCCAGGCGATGAGGAAATCCTTAAGCAGGGAACTGTTGATTTCTATACCTTCAGCTACTACATGTCAAATACAATTAGTGCTAATCCAGCAGCTAACGAAGGTGAGGGCAACCTCATTCTCGGCGGAAAGAATCCATACCTGGAGTCATCTGACTGGGGATGGCAGATTGACCCACAGGGTCTTAGATATGTTCTCAATGAAATCTATGACAGATATCGTATTCCACTTATGGTTGTTGAGAATGGTCTTGGAGCACGCGACGAAATCGAGGCTGATGGTTCAATCAATGATGATTACAGAATTGATTACCTTAGAAAGCACATTGCTGAGATGCGCGAGGCTGTAAAGGATGGCGTTGACCTTATGGGTTACACACCATGGGGCTGCATCGATCTTGTCAGCGCTTCAACAGGCGAGATGGCAAAGCGTTACGGATTTATCTATGTTGAAAAGTATGACGACGGTACAGGTACACTTGCTCGTCGTAAGAAGAAATCCTTTGACTGGTACAAGAATGTTATTGCCAGCAACGGCGAGGAGTTATAA